The genomic segment gctatcccacagtcatactcccttcccagagactattatccactgttactatagacaccatctctccctactatacctgctatcccacagtcacactcccttcccagagactattatccactgttactatagacaccatctctccctactatacctgctatcccagtcacactcccttcccagagactattatcccactgttactataggcaccatctctccttactatacctgctatcccacagtcacactcccttcccagagactattatcccactgttactataggcaccatctctccctactatacctgctatcccacagtcacactcccttcccagagactattatccactgttactataggcaccatctctccctactatacctgctatcccacagtcacactcccttcccagagactattatccactgttactatagacaccatctctccctactatacctgctatcccacagtcacactcccttcccagagactattatcacactgttactatagacaccatctctccctactatacctgctatcccacagtcacactcccttcccagagattattatccactgttactatagacaccatctctccctactatacctgctatcccacagtcacactcccttcccagagactattatccactgttactatagacaccatctctccctactatacctgctatcccacagtcacactcccttcccagagactattatccactgttactatagacaccatctctccctactatacctgctatcccacagtcacactcccttcccagagactattatcacactgttactatagacaccatctctccctactatacctgctatcccacagtcacactcccttcccagagattattatccactgttactatagacaccatctctccctactatacctgctatcccacagtcacactcccttcccagagactattatccactgttactatagacaccatctctccctactatacctgctatcccacagtcacactcccttcccagagactattatcacactgttactatagacaccatctctccctactatacctgctatcccacagtcacagagactattatacttTTACTAAAgatgattttgtgatttttgcggTACATTTGTGATATTATACTAAGCTTTCTGATGTTGTATATCTAATACTAATGGGGGTATTTTTTCACATATTAATTGTCTATATGACCCCTTTCATCCAACAGATACATCCCCCTCAGATGTGACAAGTCTCAATGCCTCAAACAGTATCGGAGTTAACTCTCTGTGTGCCATTTGTGGTGACCGAGCGACTGGCAAACACTATGGGGCGTCCAGCTGTGACGGCTGCAAGGGCTTCTTCAGGAGGAGTGTTAGGAAAAACCACATGTACTCATGCAGGTGAGATTTGAACTATCTCACCTGGTGTCACCTGGTGATTATTGGTTGATTTGCTATACAATCCTAATTTGGAGTGACTTGATGGGTCTCTTGGCCTCGGAGATATTTTACAAGAAACTTTTATCACTCCAGAGATTAGATGATTTATTTCTCACTTCAGAGACTCACACTGAGCACACGCACATCAGACTGGGTCTAGATAAACACAAGATGAATGTGACACTCAATAAATAAGTGAGGGGGAAACTGATTGTATATTTTCTGGTGCTTACAAATTATCCTGCAAATAAACACCAGTATAGTATAGGGGAATCGGTCTAATTCTGATAAATTGCTGAcatccaatcagcaattagatttcaacagtaaCCTACACGTTATAGAATAAAGGCAAAGACCCAATGttttgctattggcaactgcccCCATGCAAAGTCTTAACAAATtcttcttttagtatgatgtacagagtgacattcaatttgcaattgttttttatcatttgtggttttttagttagtattcagcagctctccagtttgcaatttccacaatccagttgctagggtctatatgaccctagcaaccatgcactaatatgaataaaagactggaatatgaataggagaggcctgaatagaaagataagtaataaaaagtaacaataaatgtgtagccttacacagaatatgtttattagatggggtcagtgaccctcattgaaagctgaaaagagtcagaagaagacaaataatttaaaaacttgtttttatggGTTTTTCTCTTggttttatcaggttttttcctgaTGTGATTTAATTGAGTCATTTTATTGATAGTTAAGGCAAAATCAGGAATGGGGGTTTGGTTgaactttttgtttatttaaattatgatataaattcagattttaaaaaagcactgcgtatcttgacagcgctatataaatcgatgatgatgatgatgatgattttagtaaattaccctattttttgcccaggggcagtaacccatagcaaccaatcagcaggtagcatataCTAGTTCTTTACTAAACGTAGTATCTCATATTACATATAGGGGCTGGTGGGTTGCAATAGGCAAAGGTCTCTATAAACGCAGTGATCCATGAGACGAGGTCCCCAAACGAGCGTATCGCTTCCCCAATATGTCCCCCTTGACTTACACAATGtggggctgatccaatcatgggccctagggcagAACAATCAGATCACAACTATGAGAATAAAGGTGGTCGGACTGCATCAGAGGGATTTTGAAATCTGGCCGCAGATATGGAGGAatcctgtcggagggccccatacactgcccaatagtctgttggcagcttatatccGGCTTTCCTGGCGCCGTTTAACTCctcttttagtaaatgagccccttagggcagagacacacgaagATTCAGAGAGATTACTCGTctgacaacaaatctcctcttcttcgggcgactaatctctccgaaccggcaagaatctaaatcaccgTCGGGGTGGCACTccgagcgattcgttttccaaagaaACTTTGcgcgacttcgtaaaacgaatcgttccgagtggcatcccgccgcgatttcgattctagctggcttttcggggagattcgttgcccgaagaagagacgatttgtcgccggacgactaaatctccccgaatcttcgcgtgtgtctctgcccttagagctcCCGTTCTCACTCCCGGTTCCTTCCCATTGCAGGTTCAGCAGACAGTGTGTTGTGGATAAGGACAAGAGAAACCAGTGTCGTTACTGCCGGCTGAAAAAGTGCTTCAGGGCTGGAATGAAGAAAGAAGGTGAGGCTGTAAAACTGGGTGGAATGCAGTGAAATTGCTTTATTGGTCGTTAACCCTGGCGTTGTTTGATTCTGGCAGACAATTGAAACACGCCAGAATGATCAGATTGTCAGCTTGTTAGTCACTTGTAAACTCAAACACATTCAGCTTTTGATTTATGGAACACAAGGGCCTGTGTCTCCTGAAGTTAAACCTGTCAGAGAGGGGCTTTCTGCACTTAGATTTGGAAAACATGAAtcgtattttttatttctgaaaaattgtgtttgtttttatctCCATCTGACTCCatcttattcaaataatccaatttttttcaaaatgatttcctttttctgtgtaataataaaacagtcgcttgtacttgatcccaactaagatataattaatccttattggaggcaaaaccagcctattggctttatttaatgtttatatgattttctaatagtgtgaagatccaaatgaaagggatactgtcatgggaaaacatgtcatgtcagtaaatagtgctgctccagcagaattctgcactgaaatccaattctcaaaatagcaaacagattttttatattcaattttgaaatctgacatggggctagacatattgtcagtttcccagctgccccagtcatgtgacttgtgccggcactttaggatgaaactactttctggcaggctgttatttctcctactcaatgtaactgaatcagtctcagtgagacatggattttacttttgagtgttgttcttaggctaggggcacacggcgcgatttcgccgcgattctgcgctgggcgagttgtcgctgcggtttttaagccgaaatagctttgctaactttggcgctggcgtcaatgcaaatcgcggcgaaatcgctgcgctaattcacacgcggcgattctttttctactgtcgcccggaaacgcccagcgaggcaacttcggacgacaatagaaaacgaatcgccgcgtgtgaattagcgcagcgattttgccgcgatttgcattgacgccagcgccaaagttagcaaagctatttcggcttaaaaaacgcagcgacaactcgcttagcgcagaatcgcggcgaaatcgcgccgtgtgcccctacccttagatctaccaggcagctgtttatcttgtgttagggagctgctatctggttaccttcccattgttctgttgtttggctgctggggggaaagggaggggggtgatatcactccaacttgcagtacagcagtaaagagtgactgaagtttatcagagcacaagtcacatgactggggacagttgggaaacttacaatatgtctagccccatgtcagatttcaaaattgaatataaaaaaatctgtttgctcttttaaaaaatgattttcagtgcagaattctgctggattaactgatgcgttttgaaaaaaaacatgttttcccatgacagcatccctttaaggaaagattcgttatctggaaaacccgagcattctggataacaggtcccgtacctgtaaaagcagtcaaggtccgacaaaagtcaatgagagctgtgctgatcctattggccTTTTGTTTATCCAATAAGACTTTGAGGGATCTTTGGATTTTCTTCACTtgtaaaacttgcatttttagaggttttcatatctTGTGAGCACATCGTCTTTTTTCaggctctttttattttttttgtaatactttGCGTGGCATTTGcggttttagaaaaaaagaacgtaattgtggtttcaaaaagctctaacactagtgatgggcgaatctgagctgTTTTAATTCAACGAAAATTCTCTGAAATGAATCGACgcaattttttggacgccgaccaATTGGGCAACAAAGTCTTTcacccattacagtctatgggcgtcatttttgtggcgaaatgtagcaaaaaaaatttcgctcatcagtAACACCactaaaatgttacttttaaCAAATGGGCCTTCATGtgttttttaatgaaagaaaaatgtgcaaaaagaaaaaaaaacagatttgactttttattttcaattctgccaacttttgaaaaaaatcagttgATTAAGCAGCTTAAATTTCCGAAATGTAATTCATTTTATgtctgataaatgtaaaaaaattggagaaaactggaaaaaaggcAATTTTGACAAATCAGCCCTCTAGGGTCATTATTGTTTGGAATACCTACGGCTGGTTAAAAAACTGAAGGAAAAAGGAGGCACAAGGACCCACGAGTGACATTGAAATGTGCATTTTCACTGCTGTTAAACTTAATGACggaagttttcttttatttttccgcTGATGGAAAAACTGCAGGACTAGTAAAAGTGGTGTAAAAATATTACATGGTATCATAAAAGGGAGTAAATGAGTCGATCTCTTCAAACAATGAATAGATAATaacctgtacagatatgggatctgttatccagaatgctcgggacctggggttttccagataacggatctttctgtaatttggatcttcataccttaaatctactagaaaatcatataaacatgaaataaagccaataggctggttttgcttccaataaggattaattatatcttagttgggatcaagtacaggtatgggacctgttatccacaatgcttgcgacttggggttttccagataacggatttttctgtaatttggatctttataccttaagtctactagaaaatcatgtaaacatgaaataaacccaataggctggttttgcttccaataaggaataattatatcttagttgggattgaatacaggtatggggatccattatccagaatgctcgggacctggggttttccaggtaacggatctttctgtaatctggatcaccataccttaagtctgctagaaaatcatataaacatgaaataaacccaataggctagttttgcctcgaatagggattaattatatcttagttgggaccaagtacaggtatgggacctgttatccaaaatgctctggacctggggctttccggataacaaatttttctgtaatttggatcttcataccttaagtctactagaaaatcatataaacatgaaataaacccaataggctggttttgcctccaataaggattaattatatcttagttgggatcaagtacaagcgactgttttattattacacagaaaaaggaaatcagttttaaaaatgttcattatttgcttgaaatggaGTCAGGTTAaatcagaggtttctggataatgggtttccacagataacggatcccatgcctgtactgatATGTTTAGCATGAATAGGATGTTTATCAGCTGCCTATGCTTTCCCAGAAGCCTCCCCACTGTCTGTTAATATTGAATAGATGAGGCATTAGAGCTAATTACTGAGCAAACACATACAGGGAACATCACAGAGAGTCTGAACTGATAACACAGCCTGACCTTGGGGAGGCTCCCTATACCTCTGCTGAGTATCACTGGCACCCGGTGACCCATATACTTGTCATTCTCATATTAGCCAGGGGGTCACCTCTTTGCTTAGAAGGCTGTAATTgatagggaatgctgggagttgtagttcacaagaGCTGGAAGATTCTTTCCTGATACATTTTGGAGGATAGttcccagtacaggtataggatccattatccagaaaccccgaattacaggaaggccgtctcccatagactccattctgatcaaatcattcacatttttaaaaacaatttcctttttctgtgtaataataaaacagtcgcttgtacttgatcccaactaagatataattattccttattggaagcagaaccagcctattgggtttatttaatgtttacaggattttctagtagatttaaggtatgaagatctaaattacggaaagatccgttatccggaaaaccccaagtcccgagcattctggataacaggtccccatacctgtacttgatcccaactaagatataatgaatccttattggaagcaaaaccagcctattgggtttatttcatgtttatatgattttctagtagacttaaggtatgaagatccaaattacagaaagatctgttatccagaaagcctgtctcccatagactttattttatccaaataatccacatttaaaaaaaaaaaaaaattccctttttctgtgtaataataaaacagtagcttgtacttgatcccaactaagatataattattcttattggaacaaaaccagcctattgggtttatttaatgtttacatgattttctagtagacttaaggtatgaagatccaaattacagaaagatcagttatccggaaagccccaagtcccaagcattctggataacaggtcccatacctgtacttgatcccaactaagatataatgaatccttattggaagcaaaaccagcccattgggtttatttaatgtttaaatgattttctagtagctttagggggttatttactaaaatctgaattgatctcatattttatttaaaaaaaaaaaaaaacaaccaaactcccatgtcagatttgaccttatttattaataaaaatgacttGAATTAATCGGATCACggaaaaaatttgataaagtcaagcgaaaacccgaatcactCAAATTCTTCGGGCTTTCCTGAATCGattgattttttttggagtttttaaatgaaccatcccttttaaaTGACGTGTATGGAGACAAATGTGTACTTGTTGCCAGACTGATATTCCAAGGTTCTTTGATTctattttttctctctccttcagcCGTACAGAATGAGCGGGACAGGATAAGTACAAGGAGGTCGAGTTATGAGGACAGCAGTTTACCATCCATTAATGTCTTAATTCAAGCAGAAGTTCTTTCCCAACAGGTAACGGCACATTCTGAGATGTTTAAAGGTTTTTTACTGATGCATTAGGTATGATAGCCTGTTTATTTCCCTGAGGGTAAGGTAAGAAGGTGACTAATTTACTATGCACAGcttctctgtttatttttatctatacatatgggaggagggaggtgccatattgattcccttagacagtacagtatgagggtatagcttattgtgtgcccagagcattccttctctgtatatttgtatttatacatatgggaaggaggtgccatattgtttcccttagacagtacagtatgagggtatagcttattgtgtgcccagaacattccttctctgtatatttgtatttatacatatgggaaggaggtgccatattgtttcccttagacagtaaagtatgagggtatagcttattgtgtgcccagaacattccttctctgtatatttgtatttatacatatgggaaggaggtgccatattgtttcccttagacaatacagtatgagggtatagcttattgtgtgcccagaacattccttctctgtatatttgtatttatacatatgggaaggaggtgccatattgtttcccttagacagtaaagtatgagggtatagcttattgtgtgcccagaacattccttctctgtatatttgtatttatacatatgggaaggaggtgccatattgtttcccttagacagtacagtatgagggtatagcttattgtgtgcccagaacattccttctctgtatatttgtatttatacatatgggaaggaggtgccatattgtttcccttagacagtacagtatgagggtatagcttattatgtgcccagaacattccttctctgtaggATTTGGATTAAAAGGAATGCAGAACAGAGAAAGCTTAGGAAGGCAAAGGAAACAGCTCAGCagcagttgtgcaaaacattaaatAGAAACTGGATATATTCATATACTCACTCTGATTATTTGTGATCCCTGCAGATAACCTCCTCAGTGGGGTTGTTGAACACAGACATAAGAGGCAAGAAGATCGCCTGCATCACAGACGTGTGTGAGTCCATGAAACAGCAGCTGCTGGTTTTGGTGGAGTGGGCAAAGTATATTCCGGCTTTCTGCGAGCTTCCACTGGATGACCAGGTGCGATACTCTCATCATACAGAACTGGATATGTAGGGGGTGTCTGGTGGTTAAAAGGGCCCTCTaaattgggtttccggataatagatcctataccggTTTGGAGATGCTGAACCTCTGGGGTAGTATAACGAGTTCAGTATTTATAGCCAATCTAGCCAGAATGtttaggcttttgttctcctttcctaacaaacagatactgctttcaacagcgATTACGTTTTAACTTTAAACACCCTTCAAAATGCGTGATGAATGTCACATTTTGTTTTGGgggcagagttcccctttaaatctacatcttaaatgtagaataaaaaagTGTGAGTGTACCATGCCCTAATCTCACTCTTTGCAGATCAAAGTAGTAACAAGATTCCCTATTGCCATTGTTTTAGGACTAATGATTAAGgctcagggcacacgctcagattcggccggcgacaaatctccacttcttcggggtgacaaatctccccgaactgcctcccgccagctagaatgtaaatcacctgtgagatggcactcggagcgtttcgttttacgaagtcgcaTGAAGCttcaactttgggcgacttcggaaaacgaagcgatccgagtgccatttacattctagctggcgggaggcagttcggggagattagtcgcctgaagcgactaatctccccgaatctgagcgtgtgccctgaccctaaacctATGTCCttcgtagatttttttttttagccaaattgAATTTGTCGAATCTTTAACCCTGTGTGTGATGCTTCCAATTCTCAGCAGCAGTGATGGGACTGCCTTTGATTTTTATTGTCTTGCCTTTATGttggctttttaaatatataggaaagactTTCTAGTAGAGGTGGGGATGATATACCATATTTATTGTATAAGTAGAATTCTATAGAACTTTACTCGTAACACACAATagttgtgtgcccagagcattccttcccTGTAGTTAAATGTCTCTCTTATATTGACAGGTGGCTCTGTTACGGGCGCACGCAGGGGAACACTTGCTTCTTGGCGCTACAAAGAGGTCAATGATGTATAAAGACATTTTGCTTCTTGGTAAGACATTGGTATAAATGATTTACTAGCGGAAATGTGAGTGTGTCACACCAAGACACTTGTAGCAATTCCAGTTGGCCCACCAACATCAACTGGCAAACTCTCATGGTTCTAGTGTGTCATACTGTGTCATTGGACTGGAAATtacattgatttatatatatataattattaaaagagaaggaaaggttaaaactaagtttatcacaaaggtctatataaataaaccagtaaaccctcaaagtaatgctttgactctgtcaaaagaaaacacagcatttctttccttctattgtgtactcatgggcttctgtatccgacttcctgttttcagcttaaacctccagggcttgggcttgagcatgctcagtttgttccccctgctgtaatctgaactcaGAGCTATAaacaagcagggagagactcgagcaagtgatgtcacagcaagctaaaatggcagctgctaaacaaacagagagtgtctagagctgtttacacaGCTATGggaaagcattctaaagaataaaaatggagtTCTAGTTTGCAATATTgtgcttatctattggcaataaactgcctttgtagcttttcttctcctttaattgcttaGAAATATGTTTAGCAGTTGCCTTACAGAACACTAACAtcgttttttttgttgttcctcCTCGATAGGAAATGACCGAGTCATTCCTCGGAATTGTCCAGAACTCGAAGTGGGCCGGGTGGCAGTGAGGATTCTGGATGAACTGGTTCTTCCCTTCCAAGAGCTTCAAATCGATGACAACGAATACGCGTGCCTGAAGGCCATCATATTTTTTGACCCTGGTACGGAtgactcttaagctggccatagatgcaaagatccgatcgtacgaatcttcgTACGAATcttcgtacgatcggactttcccatctcccgacccgccactaaccattcagatcaaagtcttaccagtcagattagttaaagaacagatcagcaatgttctgcccctgacagcaattgtacgaaagttatgtccaaccaaagctagtgacagtctcccactgaaaatcgtacaatcagcaaaacacgcagagatattatcggcagccgacggaaattttctaacctgtccgatcgaccaaacgaccgatctccgccggacgaaaaatgtcgggactctccacacacggttcgaaaatcgaacgaatcctcgattcgtacgatcggatctttgcgtctatggccatcttaaggcagTTTTCAGACCCCTCATTTTAAGCCCACCAACGTTTAGTCAGGGTCTCCACGTAGACAAGGTTACTATATATTAGCACAGCAAAGACATTTTACCCTCCCTATAGGCTGGGACTTCCAGGGAGCACCTGAAAGGAAACCTCATCCTTAGTCTCCACCTTCAGAGGACATGAGACATTTGCATCTTTCTCCAAGGGGCATGCTTTTATATAAATGATGTTGGATATGTTCCTACACCAGAATGAGTAAAGTAGTGCTAGAATCATCCTGGTACATCTTGAACAGGCACCATATACCCCCTATGCCACACATCTTCAATGATGTCTtgtattttatgtt from the Xenopus laevis strain J_2021 chromosome 9_10L, Xenopus_laevis_v10.1, whole genome shotgun sequence genome contains:
- the LOC108700876 gene encoding hepatocyte nuclear factor 4-alpha-like isoform X2; protein product: MVNVHTQINATMDITYDTSPSDVTSLNASNSIGVNSLCAICGDRATGKHYGASSCDGCKGFFRRSVRKNHMYSCRFSRQCVVDKDKRNQCRYCRLKKCFRAGMKKEAVQNERDRISTRRSSYEDSSLPSINVLIQAEVLSQQITSSVGLLNTDIRGKKIACITDVCESMKQQLLVLVEWAKYIPAFCELPLDDQVALLRAHAGEHLLLGATKRSMMYKDILLLGNDRVIPRNCPELEVGRVAVRILDELVLPFQELQIDDNEYACLKAIIFFDPDAKGLSDPTKIKRMRYQVQVSLEDYINDRQYDSRGRFGELLLLLPTLQSITWQMIEQIQFVKLFGMAKIDNLLQEMLLGGSANEAPHTHHPLHPHLVQDHLATNVIVANNTLPAQLHNGQMSTPETPQPSPPAGSGAEQYKIVHGAIASVNKQPTSIPQSTITKQEAM
- the LOC108700876 gene encoding hepatocyte nuclear factor 4-alpha-like isoform X1, which encodes MRLSKALIDMDMADYTEALDPAYTTLEFENMQVLSIGNDTSPSDVTSLNASNSIGVNSLCAICGDRATGKHYGASSCDGCKGFFRRSVRKNHMYSCRFSRQCVVDKDKRNQCRYCRLKKCFRAGMKKEAVQNERDRISTRRSSYEDSSLPSINVLIQAEVLSQQITSSVGLLNTDIRGKKIACITDVCESMKQQLLVLVEWAKYIPAFCELPLDDQVALLRAHAGEHLLLGATKRSMMYKDILLLGNDRVIPRNCPELEVGRVAVRILDELVLPFQELQIDDNEYACLKAIIFFDPDAKGLSDPTKIKRMRYQVQVSLEDYINDRQYDSRGRFGELLLLLPTLQSITWQMIEQIQFVKLFGMAKIDNLLQEMLLGGSANEAPHTHHPLHPHLVQDHLATNVIVANNTLPAQLHNGQMSTPETPQPSPPAGSGAEQYKIVHGAIASVNKQPTSIPQSTITKQEAM